One Ranitomeya imitator isolate aRanImi1 chromosome 4, aRanImi1.pri, whole genome shotgun sequence genomic window, CCCCCTCACCACATCCTAGACTCACATAGGCTATGTTTCCTGACATCACACTGTGCTGGCATTCCATCTTATCTTGAGCAAGACAGATttgtacttttctttttttttttccaaaataggTGCGTTCAGAAGGCAGGGGGAAGAAGTGGCTCATATATGGAGAAAGAGGACTtagcaaagtttcttatattcattTATTGAATTACACAAAGCTTGTTGAAAGTACAGTTCCCATTTAAGGCTTCTGATCAGCGCGGAAAGAGAAGACTCTACATAGGAGCAATAAAATATTATAAAAGCAATTAGGCAAATTCCCTTGACATTGAAACAGTAAACTGTGCCATCGTTGGCCAGCAAAAAGATACTGGTTTTCAATGGTCCACTGCTCAGCCTGGCGTGTACCTTGCATTTGAACGGCTTCACAGGGGAGTGCACTATCATATGGGTCTTCAGCGTTTGCTTCTGTACAAAGGTCTTAAAGCAGATATGGCACTGGAATGGGCGAACACTGGCATGTATCAGCATGTGGCGCTTCATGTTGGCATGCAGAGTGAATTCCCGCCCACATACCTCACATTTAAACTCCTTTACTCCCTGGAATAAATAGAAAACACAGATTATGACTGACATTGATTCACGGTCACAATGAATAAATGACATGAAGAAATGCTGCAACATGTGCCACTCTCTTACAATGGTAACTTGGCATCAATGACTAAATAAAGCATTTAGGTAGTGGTCAATAACCAACACCGTTCGTGGTGAATCTAGATACAAGGATCTGTCATGGTGGCTACATCACATCACACTCATATAGACAAATGTATCATTAGGAGTTAGGAACTATTCCCAATTAGTAGGACAAGGTGATATACCCACCCTCACCCATCCATGCTGGTTAGATAGCTCTCTTCCTTCTGAAGCATTACGGATTCCAATAATTTGTGGTTCTTTCTTCTGGATGTCAAGATCACAAATCCCTAAAGATATCGTCCAACATGTCCCAAAACACAAGCTAACAGGAAATCTGAAATTCTATTCCTTTGTACATGCCAACAACATTACTACAATATGACTGGTACATTTCTAAAAATGACCCCATGCACGCACTTATCTCTTCATTATTTTCTTTCCATTTATCAGTGCTACAAATATAACAGGAGGTAACACAGCTCTCTAGTCAGGGTCCAGCAGCCTACAACTCTACTTGTGGACCATCGTACCACAAAGAGGGGTGAGAATGACATTATAGCATACCGCCACTGCAATCTAGACATTCGTCCTACACAGCGCCAAAGAAGCAAAACTCTGCACCCTATAAATTAGCTATTTTTCTAAATCGTTGTGAGAAATCTCAAACTACAGTATAAAAGAAGGGAGACACAAAGGTGCAAGGCTATGTCTAAAGATTACATAGGAAGGTCTGTTCTGTGTCTCACCCTATCGGAATAGCCTGGCTGCCTCCCTTAAAAAGTGGCCCTGACGCTGGAACCTCTCCTTCACTTGCCCCAATGTTACAGTCCGAGTTATTGCAGATATTCCCAATTTCTCCTAAATTATAAGGGTCCTAGAAGTAGATACTGACTATGTGTTTCCGCTACTGGACACTAGAGAGAGCCAGACAACAAGTGAGAAGGAAAACTGAACCACCAAAGAGAACAAAAACCGGAGGCATTTCCTAGGAAATTAGACATAAGAGCTCTGTTGCTAGCCAAATATCTAACATACAAACCAATGCTCTATAAACATGGGTTAAGAGGGATACCAGACAGTTCCTAAACATTTACAGAATGTCATATAAGACATGCTGTGCGATTGGCTAATGGATATAAGTTTATTTCAGATTCCATGGGTGTTCCCCTGAAGACAAATTCAGCAATGCACTATATGTCAAACATAGGAAGCACACAAGCTTCTGGTTTGCTGCTGTTGGTCCTTGTATTAACATACACTCCACAACATTGAAGTTGCTGTACCAAGCAGAAAAAGtgcaattatggaaatcacagggtcGATattcatgttaatgatatgcaaatggtgAAAAAATAGAAACATTTTCTAAACAGCTCAATGTTCTGCTACACTATATGCAATTGCAAATCATCaatatccgctgctggcagctccctttgcaattgccaacgaatgatgttccagatgtgcttgatgggaggcAAGACCAGAGACACTATAGGCCAGCATAGCACATTGATAACATGCAGgatgctcacagtagcatgagctACATACGGCTTGGCATTGTCATAAgaaaaaatggctcctgggacagcCGTACTACTGATTTCATGACCAAATCATTGTAATGCCAAGTTGTTAGTGTACCTAGAATGAACACTAGAGGGGTCATATACTAAGCCTAACACATCAGTGTTTTCACAAAGCATCAAAGGGTATTTGAATGACATCGGGATACTAGCCAGACATCAAGCTAAAGGTGTTCCAATAATCTCATGCCACCAATGTTAAAAGCTACATGGTGCAGAGCAAAACAGCAATAGTGGATGGAATGGAGGTACATCCTCTTCAGTGATGAGTCCTGTTTTTATCTTGGACGTAATGATAGCTGAACATAGATCTGAAGACCACATGGGCAACACCATGATATGGCCTTCACAAGGGAACATAAATGTCACCAACGAGCTGTTTTTAAACCAACAACACCATAGCGCTTGTTGCTTGTGCTTCTGTGAacagcctgtgtggcctaaacatgctacTTATTACTTCAGCATCTCTGGAATTAATTCCCATCAAGCAAGTCTGGGAAGTCACTggttgccagcagtggatcttgatgatttttccAAAACCGGTCAGCATGACAGAACATTCTTCAGACATCCACTGATAGCAGCCAATGTGTGTAAGTGCATGTACTTCTACATATGGCACTCATACCCGATAGTGAATATATCAAGATATTTTGAACATTTTGTTCCTTTTTTATCATTTGCatgtcattaacatgtctatccatcctgtggtgTCCATAATTCTACAACTCGATGTTGCAAATTAAATGTTGAGGAGTGACCATAGGTATAGCTTATGTGAGGATGCCTGAAACACAATAAAAACTGGTAAATATATACATTTCAATATTTAGTGTTATGGCAGTGTGAATAGAATACCTTGTGTGTAAGCGAATGCTGCTTGAGATGATGGATTTGGCTGAACTCCATGCCACACTCCTTACAGACAAATGGCCGCACGTTCTGATGCTTCAGCATATGGTTCTGGAGCTGACTGCGATAGTGGAAGGACTTGTTGCACTCCATACACTGGTACATTGTGGGTCCTTGGTGAGAGGAGATGTGTCGCTTCAATTGTGTTAATGTAGCAAAGTCCAATCCACATTCAACACAGACATGGCATCTGCCATTTTCATGCTTTACTTCATGAGCTTTGAGTTCGCTGGGGTAGGCAAAGCCACGGCCACAAAAGCGGCAGCTGTAGGGTTTGATATCCGTGTGGAGCAGCATGTGTCTCTTCAGGTGGCTGGTCTGTGTAAAAGCTTTGTTGCACACCTCACACTTGTGTGGCCGTGTCCCTTGGTGTGTGAGGAGATGAGTTTGTAAATGACTTGGCTGTTTGAAGAGTTTGTTGCAGTGTGGGCACGAATGGGGTTTGATACCGCTGTGCCCCAGGATATGCGTGACAAGATTGTATTTTGAGGTATAGGACTTCTCACACATCCGGCATTGCCACCGCTTCTGACGATCACCAGCCTCCACTAGGTAAGAATCATCAATCTGTACATTTATATCCAGTCTATCCAACTGAGCCTTTTTGTTGCGTTCAATAGTATCAGCTGTTTCCGTTTCATGTTCATTGGGTTCAGGCCAAATAAAGCTTTGCACGTTCTCCTCTGTTTTGGTTGATCCAACTATTGGGCTTCTAGCGTCACCAGACTGCATTAAGCTAGGCCCAAAACTTCGCTGCCTTTGCATACTGTCCAGGCTGGAGTTTCCAGGGATCATTGGTATAGATGGAAAAGGGTAGGAATTCTGCACAGGGTGCTGTAATACGCGTCGATATTCAGTTCCCACATCATGGCGGGGTCTTTCTCTAAAGTGACGAAACCTCTTTGGCTTTCTATGGAACGTGCTGAGGTCAATCATTTTCATAGAAGAGTTTTGCACAGTGTCATCGCTAGGCTGCTCCTGAGTATTTTGTGAAGCCATTTCTTCATTTTCACCTTCTTCATTCTTGGCTCCTATTGTGACCTGGCAGATTTCACTAGCAGCTATCTCCTCTTCAGGTTTTTCACATTTAATTTTTGGAATCACTCTAACTGGAAGCCGTTTCTTCCGTTTTGGATGCTTTTCTGAATCCAAAGCCTCATCTTCTAGTGGTTCAGCTGCAACCTTTGCCCCAGTGTTTAGGTAGTTGTCACCTTCTGGTTGCTCGGCCTCAATGGGTCCATGATCGGAGAAGTCACTCCTGGATGCAGGAAAAATGCCACTTGGGCTGATTGTGGCTCCAAAAAGCTCGTTATCTGATACAAGGCCTAAAACAGCAGCCTGTGCTAGAGACAACACCACCACGGCATCGGTCTGTGTGCCAAAGTCAATGAACCGTTCCATATTACATACCATCAGAATGGCACGCCCTCCCTGTGGAGAAAGAGCAGAATGTAAAAATAACACTAACCCATGAAAATTAACATCTTTATCTATATTTGTAAAATGTAATAGTGCTCATTCTCCAGCGTGATAAGAATTGgtcaataatatatattttttgttatcaGACTTCTATTAGCCAAGAGTGACTACAAATGATAtctattatatacattagatacccAGAAGACTAAATACAATGTAGCTATCTACAGACCAGGAGGAACTAAAGTAAAGCACCTATCTACAGACCAGGAGCAACTACTGATGATCACCTATCTACAGACCAGGAGGAACTACAGTAGAGCGCCTATCTACAGACCAGGAGGAACTACAGTAGAAGACCTATCTACAAACCAGGAGGAACTACTGATGATCATCTATCTACAGACCAGGAGGAACTGAAGTAGAGAACCTATCTACAGACCATGAAGAACTACAGTAGAGCATCTATCTACAGACCAGGAGGAACTACAGTAGAACACCCATCTACAGACCAGGAGGAAGTACAGTAGAGCACCTATCTACAGACCAGGATGAACTACAGATGATTACCCATCTACAGACCGGGAGGAACTACAGTAGAGCAcctgggttatagtctgttcagaaatgaccgaatggataggcgagggggaggggtgtgtctatatgtaaaatcgtccttaaaacccatccggcgtgataatataggtgaatctaatgaaaatgtagaatccctgtgggtggagataaggggaggggaaaaaaataataaattactgataggggtttgttataaatctc contains:
- the ZNF710 gene encoding zinc finger protein 710; this translates as MVCNMERFIDFGTQTDAVVVLSLAQAAVLGLVSDNELFGATISPSGIFPASRSDFSDHGPIEAEQPEGDNYLNTGAKVAAEPLEDEALDSEKHPKRKKRLPVRVIPKIKCEKPEEEIAASEICQVTIGAKNEEGENEEMASQNTQEQPSDDTVQNSSMKMIDLSTFHRKPKRFRHFRERPRHDVGTEYRRVLQHPVQNSYPFPSIPMIPGNSSLDSMQRQRSFGPSLMQSGDARSPIVGSTKTEENVQSFIWPEPNEHETETADTIERNKKAQLDRLDINVQIDDSYLVEAGDRQKRWQCRMCEKSYTSKYNLVTHILGHSGIKPHSCPHCNKLFKQPSHLQTHLLTHQGTRPHKCEVCNKAFTQTSHLKRHMLLHTDIKPYSCRFCGRGFAYPSELKAHEVKHENGRCHVCVECGLDFATLTQLKRHISSHQGPTMYQCMECNKSFHYRSQLQNHMLKHQNVRPFVCKECGMEFSQIHHLKQHSLTHKGVKEFKCEVCGREFTLHANMKRHMLIHASVRPFQCHICFKTFVQKQTLKTHMIVHSPVKPFKCKVCGKSFNRMYNLLGHMHLHAGYKPFKCPYCSSKFNLKGNLSRHMKVKHGVMDISLENQDPMMDLPDQETNDMDSQQEMEDFEENSYSYGEVENSSEDQSLSEQTMKDMVYYNVL